The nucleotide sequence CTGGGTGCGATCGTCTCCTCCACTGACGCCGCCGCGGTCTTCGCAGTGCTGCGCTCCCTGCCCCTGCCTCGGAAGACCACGGGGCTGCTGGAGGCGGAGTCGGGGTTCAACGATGCCCCGACCATCATCCTGGTGCTGGTCTTCTCCACCGCCGTCGCCGACCTCCCCGGCCCGGCCGCGATTCTCGGCAACGTCGTCTACCAGCTGGTCGTCGGCGGTCTGCTGGGGCTGGCCATCGGCAGGATCGGGGTGGCCGCGCTGCGGCACATCGCGCTGCCGGCCACCGGGCTGTATCCGCTGGCGACCGTCGGGTTCGGCGTCATCGCCTTCGCCGCCGGCGGATTCGTCAACGCCAGCGGCATCATCGCCGCCTACCTGGCCGGGCTGGTCCTGGGCAACTCGCGCCTGCCCCACCGCGCGGCGACCCGCTCCTTCGCCGAGGGCACCGGATGGCTCGCCCAGATCGGCCTGTTCGTCATGCTCGGGCTGCTCGTCGACCCCAGCGAACTGCCCTCCGCCGTCCTGCCCGCCCTCGCGGTCGGACTCGTCCTGCTGCTGATCGCCCGCCCCGTCTCGGTCGCCACCTGCCTGCAGCCCTTCCGCACCCCCTGGCGGGAACAGGCCTTCATCTCCTGGGCGGGCCTGCGCGGCGCCGTGCCGATCGTCCTCGCCACCTTCCCGATCGTCGCCGCCGTCGACGGTGCCCGGCACCTGCTCAACATCGTCTTCGTCCTCGTGGTGGTCTTCACCCTCGTCCAGGGCCCCACCCTGCCCGCCGCAGCCCGCCTCCTGCACATCGCCCGGCCCGGGGCCGTGCGGGAGCTCCAGGTCGAAAGCGCGCCCCTGGACGTCCTGGACGCCGACCTGCTGACCGTGACCATCCCGCCCGGCTCACGCCTCCACGGCGTCGCCGTCTTCGAACTCCGCCTCCCACCCCCGGCGGTGATCACCCTCCTCGTCCGCGGCGGGATCACACACGTCCCCGGCCCCGACACGGTCCTCGCGGCCGGCGACGAGCTCCTCCTCGTCACCACCCAGGCGACCCGGCAGGCCACCGAACGACGCCTGCGCGCTGTCGGCCGCCGGGGCAAACTCGCCCGCTGGCTCGGCGAACACGGCAGGTCCGAACCGGTCGGTGGCGGCACCGAGTGACCTAGGAGCTGTTCGACGGGCGGGAGACCTGTGCGAAGCCGACCAGGGCGACACCGGCCATCAGGAGCGGCACGAAGACCGTGAAGGGCAATGCGGGCGCCCCCGCGAGCGCCCCTGCCATGTATACGGCGGTCGCTGGCCACAGGACGATCAGCAGGGTCAGGGTGAGGGCGCTGGAGACCGGGTCGCGTTCGATGTCCCGGCGCCAGCCCGGGTGACGGGCCAGGAGGCGGGGCAGGCGGTGGGCGAAGCCGACCGCGCCGCCGAGGTAGACAGCCAGGGCGGCGAGCAGCAGCACAGTCTCCCGGCTGGTGATCGCCGCCCAGGTGTCCTCACTCACGCGCGGCCGGCCGGATCCTGCGCCTGGTCCTTGAAGTCCTCCGGGGATACCGGCTGGGACGGCACCGCGGCCAAGGCAGCCGGCCCCGGCGGGGTGCGGCGACTGCTCACCCACGCGGCCACAGGTTCGGTGTAGCGGGCGGTCAGCGGGCCGATCACCACGAGGATCAGCACGTACGCGGTCGCGAGCGGGCCCATCGCGGGCTCGATGCCGGCCGTGACGGCGAGTCCGGCGATGACGATGGAGAACTCGCCGCGGGCCACCAGCGTGCCGCCGGCCCGCCAGCGTCCCTTGACGCCGATCCCGGCGCGCTTCGCCGCCCAGTACCCGGTGGCGATTTTCGTACCCGCTGTGACGACGGCGAGCGCGAGCGCGGGCAACAGCACGGGCGGGATGCTCGCGGGGTCGGTGTGCAGGCCGAAGAACACGAAGAACACCGCGGCGAACAGGTCGCGCAGCGGGCTGAGCAGCGTGTGGGTGCCCTCGGCGACCTCACCGGAGAGGGCGATGCCGACGAGGAACGCGCCGACGGCGGCCGACACCTGGAGCTGCTGGGCGATGCCGGCGACGAGCAGGGTCAGGCCGAGGACCACCAAGAGGAGTTTCTCGGGGTCGTCGCTGGAGACGAAGCGGGAGATGTGGCGCCCGAAGCGCACGGCGATGAACAGGACCGCTCCGGCGACGCCGAGGGCGATGGCCAGGGTCGCACTGCCCGCGGCGAGGCTCACGCCGGCGAGGAGGGCGGTGATGATCGGCAGGTAGACCGCCATCGCGAGGTCTTCGAGGACCAGGATGGACAGGATGACCGGGGTCTCGCGGTTGCCGACCCGGCCCAGGTCGCCCATGACCTTGGCGATCACCCCTGAGGAGGAGATCCAGGTGACGCCTGCCAGGACCACGGCGGCGACCGGGCCCCAGCCCATCAAGAGTGCTGCCACGGCGCCGGGGACCGCGTTGAGGCCGAAGTCGACCAGGCCGGCGGGGTATTGGGTCTTGAGGTTGGAGACCAGGTCCGAGGCGGTGTACTCGAGGCCGAGCATGAGAAGCAGGAGGATGACGCCGATCTCGGCGCCGATCGCGACGAACTCCTCGCTGGCGCCCATGGGCAGCAGTCCGCCGGTGCCGAAGGCGAGGCCGGCCAGGAGGTACAGGGGGATGGGGGAGAACTTCAGGCGCCCGGCGACCCGGCCCAGCAGGCCCAGGCCGAGGATGATCGCACCGAACTCGATCAGGAACAGAGCGGAATGCACAGGCGATCACTCCCGTCCGAGTATGGAGGCAGCGGCGTCGACGCCCTCGCGGGTGCCGATCACGATGAGGGTGTCCCCGCCTGCGAGGCGGAAGTCCGGCGCTGGGGAGGGGCGGGCCTCCGCGCGGCGCAGCACGGCCAC is from Streptomyces venezuelae ATCC 10712 and encodes:
- a CDS encoding potassium/proton antiporter, which produces MTLQQLYLVLLVGGVVLMASIAAARTAHRLGLPSLLLFLAVGVIAGEDVIGIEFDDAQLAQSLGTAGLAVILVEGGLSTHWPDVRCRLAPAGVLATVGVAVSVVVTGAGAHYLLGMDWHLALLLGAIVSSTDAAAVFAVLRSLPLPRKTTGLLEAESGFNDAPTIILVLVFSTAVADLPGPAAILGNVVYQLVVGGLLGLAIGRIGVAALRHIALPATGLYPLATVGFGVIAFAAGGFVNASGIIAAYLAGLVLGNSRLPHRAATRSFAEGTGWLAQIGLFVMLGLLVDPSELPSAVLPALAVGLVLLLIARPVSVATCLQPFRTPWREQAFISWAGLRGAVPIVLATFPIVAAVDGARHLLNIVFVLVVVFTLVQGPTLPAAARLLHIARPGAVRELQVESAPLDVLDADLLTVTIPPGSRLHGVAVFELRLPPPAVITLLVRGGITHVPGPDTVLAAGDELLLVTTQATRQATERRLRAVGRRGKLARWLGEHGRSEPVGGGTE
- a CDS encoding cation:proton antiporter, translating into MHSALFLIEFGAIILGLGLLGRVAGRLKFSPIPLYLLAGLAFGTGGLLPMGASEEFVAIGAEIGVILLLLMLGLEYTASDLVSNLKTQYPAGLVDFGLNAVPGAVAALLMGWGPVAAVVLAGVTWISSSGVIAKVMGDLGRVGNRETPVILSILVLEDLAMAVYLPIITALLAGVSLAAGSATLAIALGVAGAVLFIAVRFGRHISRFVSSDDPEKLLLVVLGLTLLVAGIAQQLQVSAAVGAFLVGIALSGEVAEGTHTLLSPLRDLFAAVFFVFFGLHTDPASIPPVLLPALALAVVTAGTKIATGYWAAKRAGIGVKGRWRAGGTLVARGEFSIVIAGLAVTAGIEPAMGPLATAYVLILVVIGPLTARYTEPVAAWVSSRRTPPGPAALAAVPSQPVSPEDFKDQAQDPAGRA